One stretch of Centroberyx gerrardi isolate f3 chromosome 13, fCenGer3.hap1.cur.20231027, whole genome shotgun sequence DNA includes these proteins:
- the dis3l2 gene encoding DIS3-like exonuclease 2 → MDSPRQSNRANRNREAKRGQNHSSTPPQKDAYARLLSQHHSSKFRVYLEQYAKESSFQGEENGPSASPKAHSDRLDIPQRKRDQAFIEFSDSSDFSPSSMKTKGEESSLSLYMEKLNSRGAQQDCDRRQGVSDKQRRGQRRDTTTSQDGDIESGEELSSFKDSKQHQKQQKKIKDPNRDHASKEAASCLRAPQSPRKTSSSGQEQEKMKKSKKKNLPKNHEEEKSRDGAISSGVDAEMSRPNPQASSANSADKSKNKGGRGAKKQVFEAYMTSEDVSHGLKRAELIQGAIRINPKKYHEAFIPAPDGMRDIFLDGIVSRNRALNGDVVVVQVLPREQWKVVRSDTDCEGASESEHQTGKKAQTAQKKKERPPSPDVIVEDQYSDQDELVSRVKNITLSATEKGEMRGPLEDATTPRSNGEILQRTAKVVYIVERKHSRAVTGFLKFLPDKPFAMFSPMDHRVPRINIPLPDCPADFISRPGDYANTLFISRITSWPVDSNFAEGRLAKTLGQAGEIEPETEGILTEYDVDFSEFPDEVLDCLPKNLPWTIPPEEMCRRRDLRKECIFTIDPATARDLDDALSCKPLPDGNFEVGVHIADVSYFVEEGNALDAIASRRATSVYMVQMVIPMLPRLLCEELCSLNPLTDRLTFSVIWKISPQGKILSEWFGRSVIRSCVKLSYDHAQSMIEAPEKMFSAEELPPVAPEHPIDEIHQAVLNLHTIAKNLRAQRFEGGALRLDQLKLSFTLDKETMMPQGCYVYQYRDSNKLVEEFMLLANMATAHHIYRSFPEQALLRRHPPPQTKMVDELQEFCDQMGLNVDFTSAGALHRSLHTTLGDDEYSSARKEVLTHMCSRPMQMAVYFCTGVLKEEHLFKHYALNVPFYTHFTSPIRRYADVVVHRLLASSLGCGPRIELTGEEVHKQASHCNDKKTASKRVQELSSELFFGVFVKECGPLDSEAMVMGVLDQSFDVLVLRYGVQKRIYCKSLAGLDSFHHHKVGKKGELTLVWSPEEPEKAPVQQVISVFTLVEVQLRADGAPMKYSAVLKRPDENGSAAL, encoded by the exons ATGGATTCTCCTCGACAGTCCAACAGGGCTAACCGTAACCGAGAGGCGAAGCGCGGCCAGAATCACTCCAGCACTCCTCCTCAGAAAGATGCCTATGCCAGGCTTCTCAGCCAGCACCACAGCAGCAAGTTCAGGGTGTACCTAGAACAGTATGCAAAGGAGTCGTCGTTTCAGGGGGAAGAAAATGGGCCGAGCGCATCGCCCAAGGCCCACAGTGACAGACTGGACATACCGCAGCGAAAAAGGGACCAGGCGTTTATTGAGTTCTCTGATTCAAGCGACTTCTCCCCTTCTTCCATGAAAacgaaaggagaggagagttcaCTGTCGTTGTACATGGAGAAGCTCAATAGTCGCGGTGCGCAGCAGGACTGTGACAGGAGGCAGGGTGTGTCTGACAAGCAGCGACGGGGACAGAGGAGGGACACCACCACCAGTCAAGATGGAGACATCGAGTCCGGGGAGGAGCTCAGCTCGTTCAAAGACTCCAAACAACaccagaagcagcagaagaaaatCAAAGACCCCAACAGAGACCATGCCTCAAAGGAAGCTGCCTCATGTCTCCGAGCTCCCCAGTCCCCAAGGAAAACCAGTTCAAGTGGACAGGAAcaagagaagatgaagaagtcaAAGAAAAAGAATCTGCCAAAGAACCACGAGGAGGAGAAAAGCAGAGATGGGGCAATAAGTTCTGGGGTTGATGCTGAGATGTCAAGGCCTAACCCTCAAG CTTCAAGTGCCAATTCTGCTGACAAAAGTAAGAACaaaggaggcagaggagcgAAGAAGCAAGTCTTTGAAGCCTACATGACCTCTGAGGACGTTTCCCATGGCCTAAAAAGAGCAGAACTCATTCAG GGGGCAATAAGAATCAACCCCAAGAAGTACCATGAGGCTTTCATCCCAGCTCCT GATGGCATGCGGGATATATTCCTGGATGGGATCGTATCTCGCAATAGAGCGCTGAATGGGGATGTAGTGGTGGTGCAAGTCCTCCCTCGGGAGCAGTGGAAG GTTGTGAGGTCGGACACTGACTGTGAGGGCGCCAGTGAGTCGGAGCACCAGACAGGGAAGAAGGCCCAAacggcacagaagaaaaaagagcGGCCTCCCAGCCCTGATGTTATTGTGGAAGACCAGTATAGCGACCAGGATGAGCTCGTCAGCAGAGTTAAGAATATCACCCTCAGTGCCACAG AGAAGGGGGAAATGAGAGGACCTCTGGAAGACGCCACAACGCCACGATCCAATGGGGAAATACTCCAAAGGACTGCTAAA GTGGTGTACATTGTTGAGCGTAAACACTCGAGAGCTGTGACCGGCTTCCTCAAGTTCCTCCCAGACAAGCCCTTCGCCATGTTCTCCCCTATGGACCACCGGGTGCCACGGATTAACATTCCGCTGCCCGACTGTCCTGCTGACTTTATTTCCCGCCCAGGCGACTACGCCAACACCTTGTTCATCTCTCGCATCACCAGCTGGCCAGTCGACAGCAACTTCGCAGAAGG TCGACTTGCTAAGACGCTGGGCCAAGCCGGGGAAATCGAGCCGGAGACGGAGGGCATCCTGACAGAATACGACGTAGATTTCTCCGAGTTCCCCGACGAGGTGCTGGACTGCCTACCCAAGAACCTGCCCTGGACCATCCCCCCTGAGGAGATGTGCAGGAGGAGAGACCTGAG GAAGGAGTGTATCTTCACTATCGACCCTGCTACTGCCAGAGATTTGGATGATGCCTTGTCTTGTAAACCACTCCCAGATG GTAATTTTGAGGTGGGAGTCCACATTGCTGACGTGAGTTATTTTGTGGAGGAGGGCAACGCTCTGGACGCCATTGCCAGCCGAAGAGCCACCAGCGTATATATGGTGCAAATG GTGATCCCCATGTTGCCCAGGCTGCTGTGTGAGGAGCTGTGCAGTCTGAACCCTCTCACTGACAGACTCACCTTCTCTGTCATCTGGAAAATCTCACCGCAGGGGAAG ATTCTTAGTGAGTGGTTCGGCCGCTCAGTAATCCGCTCCTGCGTGAAGTTGAGTTACGACCACGCACAGAGCATGATCGAGGCCCCGGAGAAGATGTTCTCTGCCGAGGAGTTGCCACCCGTGGCCCCTGAGCACCCTATCGACGAGATCCACCAGGCTGTGCTCAACCTGCACACCATCGCCAAGAACCTCCGAGCTCAACGCTTCGAAGGAGGAGCCCTCAGACTAGACCAG ttgAAACTATCTTTCACCCTGGACAAAGAGACCATGATGCCCCAAGGCTGCTATGTTTACCAGTACAGAGACAGCAACAA GTTGGTGGAGGAGTTCATGCTGCTGGCTAACATGGCCACAGCCCACCATATCTACCGCTCCTTCCCTGAGCAGGCCCTGCTCCGACGCCACCCTCCACCCCAGACCAAGATGGTGGACGAGCTGCAGGAATTTTGCGACCAGATGGGCCTCAACGTCGACTTCACCTCTGCAGGAGCCTTGCAT AGGAGTCTCCACACCACCCTTGGGGATGATGAGTATTCCAGTGCCAGGAAGGAGGTCCTCACCCACATGTGCTCCAGACCCATGCAG ATGGCAGTGTACTTCTGTACAGGTGTACTGAAGGAGGAGCACCTGTTTAAGCACTATGCCCTCAACGTTCCTTTCTACACACACTTCACATCGCCCATCAGACGCTACGCAGACGTCGTCGTACACCGGCTGCTGGCTTCTTCACTGG GTTGCGGCCCTCGTATAGAGCTGACGGGAGAGGAAGTCCACAAGCAGGCATCGCACTGCAATGACAAGAAGACTGCCTCCAAGAGAGTCCAGGAGCTCAGCTCTGAGCTGTTCTTCGGAGTGTTTGTGAAG GAGTGCGGTCCTCTGGACTCTGAGGCCATGGTGATGGGGGTGCTGGATCAGTCCTTTGATGTGCTGGTCCTCCGCTACGGGGTTCAGAAACGCATCTACTGCAAG TCTCTGGCGGGCCTGGACTCGTTCCACCATCACAAGGTGGGGAAGAAGGGAGAGCTGACTCTGGTCTGGTCACCAGAGGAGCCAGAGAAAGCCCCAGTGCAGCAG GTAATTTCAGTCTTCACCTTAGTGGAGGTGCAGCTCAGAGCAGACGGTGCGCCCATGAAATACAGCGCAGTGCTCAAGAGGCCCGATGAGAACGGATCAGCCGCACTGTAA